The stretch of DNA CGAATTTAATCTTCTTCATAAAGTCGAATACGCCTATCTAATTACTTTCAATAACTTGTCCCTTTTCTCTGTATAAATCTACTTCTCCATCTAATAATACGGCAATTACAGTCACATCCTTATCTTGAACTTTTTCAGGAACATCTATATATAGCAAACCTGGCACAGCACTCCAATACTGTTTTCCAACAACTTTATGAGATAGTTTTGTGCCGTTACCAACAACCCAAATCCTATTAATCTTATTTTTTAGCCCTTTAATTAATAATGGTCCATTAGGCTTGTTATCTACATACAAATACAATATCTTTTTATCTTTTGATAAAGCTGTATATCCGTTAAAATGCCCGTGAGGAATGCCTGCTCTAGTACCATAAATAGCATCTTTATGCTTACTTGTCCATCTGCCAATACCTTTTAAAATATCTATTTGTTCTTTCGGAATAGTGCCATCAGCTTTTGGACCGATATCTAATAATAAATTGCCGCCCATACTAATACAATCTACTAAAATGCGAATAAGCTGATTCGTTGTTTTATAATTTGTGTCGTTTGGCTGATAGCCCCACGAGTTATTCATGGTCATACATAACTCCCAATAATTATTATCTGGTTTCGTAATGGGCACACCTTGTTCTGGAGTTGCATAATCGCCATAACCTTGCAGACGAGAGTTTATAATAGTTGTAGGCGTTCTTTCTAATAACAATTCACGAATTTCTTTAGCCTTCCACATGTCTGCTGATTGTTCCCAATCACCATCAAACCAATATAAATCTGGATTAAACGCTGTTAGTTCTTCTATTTGTCCAAAATTGAATTTTGTAAAAGCCTTCCATCTTTTAGCGTCTCCGGTATAGCGCTTTTCGTGTCGCAAAAAGTTAGGATAATCTGGGTGAGACCAATCTAATAAAGAATAATATAATCCAATTTTTAAATTTTCTTTACGTACTGCATTTACAAACGGGGTAATTAAATCTCGCTTCGCTTTAGTCTTATCTACCACATTCAAATTGCCATATTTGGTATTCCAAAGTGCAACACCATCATGATGTTTTGTTGTTATAATCGTATATTTCGCACCGCTTTCTTTTATTAGTTTACTCCAATATTCCGGGTCATATTTTTTAGCGGTAAAACCGTTTAGTTGTTTCATATAATCAGGATATGAAATATAATTGTTAAAAAACGACCAGGATTCATCTATACCATTAACCGCATAAATACCCCAATGTATAAAGACACCTAACTTAGCATCCTTAAACCATTCTAGTCGTTCTTCTTTAGTGAGCTTATTTTCCTGACTAAATATTTGACTACTAACTAATAATAGTAGCACTAAAGCTTTCTTATAATTTTTCATCTGTTTATTTTATTGTTTTTCAACGGTCATATGTAATCTTTGATAATTAAAATAATCATTGTTCTGTATATTTAAAGATTATTTTAATTATGTCAGTTTCATTTTTAATTAATTAAAATTTCATCAACAAACAACCAAGCTCTTCCTCCTTTAGGAGATTTTTCCAAACAGGTTG from Flavivirga spongiicola encodes:
- a CDS encoding alpha-L-fucosidase, whose protein sequence is MKNYKKALVLLLLVSSQIFSQENKLTKEERLEWFKDAKLGVFIHWGIYAVNGIDESWSFFNNYISYPDYMKQLNGFTAKKYDPEYWSKLIKESGAKYTIITTKHHDGVALWNTKYGNLNVVDKTKAKRDLITPFVNAVRKENLKIGLYYSLLDWSHPDYPNFLRHEKRYTGDAKRWKAFTKFNFGQIEELTAFNPDLYWFDGDWEQSADMWKAKEIRELLLERTPTTIINSRLQGYGDYATPEQGVPITKPDNNYWELCMTMNNSWGYQPNDTNYKTTNQLIRILVDCISMGGNLLLDIGPKADGTIPKEQIDILKGIGRWTSKHKDAIYGTRAGIPHGHFNGYTALSKDKKILYLYVDNKPNGPLLIKGLKNKINRIWVVGNGTKLSHKVVGKQYWSAVPGLLYIDVPEKVQDKDVTVIAVLLDGEVDLYREKGQVIESN